The region CAAGACAATACCGCCGACAATCAGCGCGATTGAAATCGCCTTCGTCATGAATCCGCCTCCCTTCGATAAGCTCTGATCGGCCAAAGTGTAGGGGAGCCGCAGGCAGTCGTCCATCCCGCATAGTGGGCCTCTGCAGGCAGCACGACGATTGGCTACCATACCGTTCTGGTCCCGCCCATATCCAGACATAAAACTTGCACGCCTCGCGCAGCACGTGATTTCCTCACGCCCGTGATCGCCGGGCGACTTCAACATCAAGGACACTAGCAATGGCTTACGAAGCAGCTTCAGAACGCTATTCGGACATGCAATACCGCGTCTGCGGCAAGTCGGGGCTCAAACTGCCGGCGCTGTCGCTGGGCCTGTGGCACAACTTTGGCGATACCACGCCGATCTCCACGCAGCGCGATATCCTGCGCACGGCCTTCGATCTGGGCATCACTCACTTCGATCTCGCCAACAACTACGGCCCCCCGTACGGCAGCGCCGAAACCAATTTCGGCCGGCTCTTCAAAGACGACTTCAAGCCGTATCGCGACGAACTCCTGATCTCGTCGAAAGCGGGTTGGGACATGTGGCCGGGTCCGTACGGACAGGGCGGCGGCTCGCGCAAATACGTACTCGCGAGTCTCGATCAGAGCCTGCAGCGCATGGGCCTCGACTACGTCGATATCTTCTATTCGCATCGTTTCGATGCCGATACGCCGCTCGAAGAAACCGCCGGTGCATTGGCGAGTGCCGTGCAGCAAGGCAAGGCGTTGTACATCGGTATTTCGTCATACTCGGCAACCAAGACGCTCGACATGGCGAAGCTGCTCGCCGAGTACAAGGTGCCGCTGCTGATCCATCAGCCGGCGTACAACATGCTCAACCGCTGGATCGAACGGGAACTGCTGGACACGCTCGGGAAAGTCGGCGCGGGCGCCATCGCGTTCACGCCGCTCGCGCAGGGCTTGCTCACGGGCAAGTATCTGAACGGCGTGCCGGAAGACGCGCGCGTCAACAAGCCGGGCGGCGGTTCGTTGAAGCAGGAGCATCTGAGCCCGCAAAACATCGAACACGTGCGCAAGCTCAACGACATCGCGCAGCGTCGCAGACAAAGCCTCGCACAGATGGCGCTTGCCTGGGCACTGCGCGATCCTCGCGTCACGTCCGTGCTGATCGGCGCAAGCCGCGCGGAACAGGTGCGCGAGAACGTCGGTGCGCTGAAGAATCTCGCGTTCTCGAAGGAAGAGCTGGCGGAGATCGACCGCTACGCGACTGAAGGTGGCATCAATCTGTGGGAAAAGCCGTCGACGGATCAGGCGATCTGATCGCACGGTGTTTCAGGTGGTAGAAACAAGGAAAGCCGCCCATGAGGCGGCTTTCTTTTTCGATGCAGTTCAAGCGCACACGCTTCCCGCACAGTGGCCGAAGCGACTATGTTCAGGCAACCGAACCATCGGCGAAGCGTAGAGGCCGGCTTCGCCAGACCGCGCTAAACCAGCGCAGGCAAGCCCTCGACCAACACGACCGCGAACATCACTCCGATCAGCGCACCTAGCACGCGCAGCGCGTTGTGACGCAACTCCGTCTTGCAGGGAAGCGCGCCGACAAACAAAGCCCCGGCCAGCGCCATCGGAATGACCAGGATGAAATCGCCGATCGTGAAGTAGGTCGTCATACCCGTCTCCTTTTTTAGTACTGGCGAAGGCAGCGGCTCTATTTCTGGAGTCATGCGCTGCCGACGCTCGAATCGAGTATAGGCGACGATTAGATCGACGTAGCCACGCTTTGCGGCGCTGCAGCGTGTCTTCGCAGGCCGCTGAACCCAGTGCTGCAAGGGGCGCCGCGATTGGCGCGCTGCAGCAAAAGCGTAGTAGAGGGTGAAGGGGTTGCTTACACGGCCCTTACTTTTCAGCCTGGTTCGATGCACGGCGGATTGTTGTCGCCTAATTCAGGTGTCCCTAGGTTCGGGTACGCCCAAAGCCCGGGTACTCCCAAAGCTCAGGCACCTCCAAGATAAGACAGGTTCCATGCTGCGTCCACGCTTGGTTCCCCAAGGCTGAACAGCAGTGCTCCCTCATCCCGCGGTCCGTTCGTGTTGACCCAAGCGCGTGGCCGCAACGATGCCGATGACGAGCAGCGTGCTCACCAGTGCAGCGACGCCATTCCAGCCATAACCCGCCCAGACATGCCCGCCATAGGAACCGACCACGCTTGAGCCGATGTAATACGCGAGCAAATACAGCGCGGCCGCCTGCCCCTTGGCTTCTTTCGCGAGGCGTCCAACCCAGCCGCTTGCCACCGAGTGTCCGGCGAAGAAGCCGAACGTCACGCATGCGATCCCGATTGCAATTGCCGTGATCGGATGGAGCATCGTGAGGGCGAGTCCGAGCGCCATCAGCAGCAGGCTGCCGGTCAACACGCGCGCCCGGCCGAAGGTATCGGCCATGCGGCCCGACCACGGCGAGGCAACCACGCCCGTTAGATACACGATGAAAATCGCGCCGATCTCCGTCTGACTCAACAGGTAGGGCGGCGCGAGCAGCCGGTAACCGATGTAGTTGTACAGCGTGACGAAGCTGCCCATCAGCACGAAGCCGAGTAGAAACAGCAGAGGCAAGCCGGGCCGCGTGAATTGCTTCAGCAGGGCGGTGCGGTGATGGGCGAAGCCGAGCCCGCGACGCGGCACGAAATGGCGCGACGGTGGCAGCAGCGCGCGAAACGCGAGCATCGAGAGAATGCCGAGCACGCCGATCGTGCCGATTGCCACGCGCCACGAAAACAGATCCGCGACGACGCCGGTAATCACACGCCCCGCCATCCCGCCGATCGCCGTGCCGCCGACATACAGCCCCATCGCGAGACCGAGTCCATCGGGGTGCACTTCTTCCGCGAGATACGCCATCGCAACGGCCGGTACGCCGCCGAGCGCGAGGCCTTCGAGTGCGCGCAACACGAGCAATTGATGCCAATGCGGTGCGATCGACACGCCGATCGTCAAGAGCGCGGACAGCGTGAGCGACGCGGTCATCAGCTTGTGCCGGCTCCAGCCTTCCGAGACGAAACCGGCCACGAATATGGCAAGCGCGAGCGCGGCTGTCGTCAGCGAAAGCGACAAGCTGCTCTGTGCCGGGGTCACGCTGAACGCCGTAGAGAACGCGGGCAGCAATGGCTGTACGCAATACAGCAACGAGAAGGTGGCGTAGCCGGCGAACAGCAGCGCGATGCTGGCGCGCCAATAGACACGCGTGCCGCGTTCGAGATAGGGAATGTCGAGGACGTCAGACACGGCAGCGGAGGTGAAAGAAGCAGACGAAGCAGGAACAGCCGAAGTAGCAGTCCGGTGGGATTCCGGCGATGCGGTCACGAAAAAATCTCCTTGGGGCGCGGGAAGTACTCAAAGGAGTTAAGGATACGCTGATAAATCCGGACGGATGCGCTAACCGTTGTGCGTGAGAAACAGCATCCACACGATGCCCGCCAGCGCGCCTGGCAGCGCCGTGATGATGATGAAGGGATCGAGCCACGACTGGAAGTTCACCACGATCAGCAGGTACACCAGCAGGATCGCGAACACGAGACCGGCGAAGAGGCCTGAGAACGATTCGTTCATCGTCTGCACCTGGCCGCGCACTTCGATGGTCGAGCTTTTGGGCAGATCGGCCTTGGTGTCGTCGATGATCTTGCTGACGCCGTTGCGCGGATCGAGCCAGAACGTCGGCGTAGTCTGCTGGCTGCCGGACAGCGTAATCAGCAGATCACTCGCGATGTCGCGTTGCGAAAAGCCTGCTTGCTGGGCGCGCGTGCGGTCCACATCGATAAAGATGCGCGGCAAATCGGCGGGCTGCTGGACGCGTGCATCGGCAAGACCCGGCACCGTGCGCAGGCGGTTCAGCAACTGCGCGGCGAAGGCGCGATTGCCGGCCACGTCGCGCCCGACGATCCACATGGCTAGCGAGGTCGCTGAAAGCCAGAGCCGCCGGCGCGGCACGCATAGCGGCCATGGCGCATGCCGCGGCGCCGGCCAGGAGCCCGAATGGGCGGCTAAGGCGGGGCGTTCTGGCGGTGCATGATTTTGATATATCGCCCCGGCTGGGTTTATGATGGTCTCGTTACGACGCTTTACGCCCAGATCATCGGCCCGGCGCGCTGTAATGGGAATAGGGCGAAACGACGGGTGAACAGCCTTGTGTTCGCGCTTTTCATGGCCCCGCAAAACGGGAACAATGACTCGAACCTCTCACGCGTCTCGCGCAGCAGATTGGGTGCGTACGCAACGTTATTGGCGAAGCGGCGCTTTTATCATCACCTTGACCGGCGTGGAAACCATAAAGCCGGCTATAGGAGAAACGGGGAAACATCATGCAAATCGGTTCCATTGTCCGATCGGTGCATATCGCCGTGCCGAAAGACGCACGTGGGATTGTCATGCGCATTCTCGGCGACATGGCGATGGTGGCTTGGTATGCCGGCGAACCCGGCACATCGGAGCATCTGAACACTGAACCCTTTTTCCTTGAAGATCTGATCGATACGGGCGAGCAAGTGCGCCCGGCGAGCGCGCAGGTGCATTGACACTCGTTTGATTCCGATTCAGGTAGTGACAGGAGGCAGTCAACCGCAAAGTGAGCCGACGCCCTCGTCTTTGATGGCGGCGCGGCGCACAATGCGGACATGAACGACGACAATTTCGACCCACAGGACGGCGCCGATGGCGCCGTGCCTTTCGCCCGGCTCAAGCCGGAAATCGTGCTCGACGCGCTCGACAGCGTGCTCAGCAGCGTCGGTGTGTACACCGACGGTCGCATGCTGCCGCTCAACAGCTACGAGAACCGCGTGTACCAGGTGGGCGTGGAAGACGGCCCGCCGGTGGTCGCCAAGTTCTACCGTCCCGAGCGTTGGACCGACGCCGCCATTCTCGAAGAACACGCCTTTGTCGCCGATCTCGCCGCGCGCGAGATTCCGGCCGTGCCTGCACGTGTTTTCGAAGGCCGCACGCTGCATACCTTCGACGGTTTCCGTTTCTCGATCTTCGAACGCCGCGGCGGCCGCGCGCCCGATCTGGACCGGCGCGATACGCTCGAATGGCTGGGGCGTTTTATCGGCCGCATCCATGCGGTCGGGCAGACGCAGAACTACACCGAACGTCCCACGCTCGACATCAACACGTTCGGCTACGAGCCGCGCGACTTCCTGCTGTCGCACCGCTTCGTGCCTGACGACGTACGGCCCGCGTGGGCAGCCGTGGTGAATCTCGCGCTTGAGGGCGTCGAACGCGCATTCGAGCGCGCCGGCGATATTCGCATGCTGCGGATGCACGGCGATTGTCATCCGAGCAATGTGTTGTGGACCGACGCGGGCCCGCATTTCGTCGACTTCGACGATAGCCGCATGGGGCCGGCGGTGCAGGATTTGTGGCTGTTGCTGCCGGGCGAGCGCGCCGAGGCTTCGCGTGCGCTGGCGGATCTGCTCGCCGGTTATGAAGACTTCTGCGACTTCGAGCCGCGCGAACTGTATCTCGTCGAAGCGTTGCGCACGCTGCGGCTGATTCACTATCAGGCATGGCTCGCGCGCCGCTGGGACGACCCGGCGTTTCCGGCGGCGTTTCCGTGGTTCAACACGCAGCGCTACTGGGAAGACCGCATCCTCGAACTGCGCGAGCAGCTTGGCGCGATGCAGGAAGGGCCGCTCTGGCCGGTTTGAGCGTTGGCGCTTCCGTGCGCTCGCCGGGTCTGTGGCGGCCGGTGATACTGCGCAGCGCATGGGCCGTTAGCTCCAAGGCGCCGTCACGGCACGTCGACGATGTCTCCAAGGCGCCGTCCGGCACGTCGACGATGTCTCACGGCGCCTGCGCGGCCACGCTCGACGATTCCACCAGCGTCGATTTGACGATCACTTCGGCGCGCACGTCGCGCCCGATTGCTTCGAGCGCGGGGCGCATCTGCACGAAGTCGTCGGGTGTGCAGACCTCGCTGCCGAAATGGGTGGCGCCGTCGCGCGTCATCGTCATCACATTGCTGAGCGGATCGAACGCGTACTGCGACTGAAAATCGACGAAGCGGTCCTGGGTTTGTTTCGCTTCCGGCATCTCGAGCACGTGGAAATTCGCGGGTAATTCAATGCGCGCGTGTTCATGCAAGGCCAGGTTGTGACAGACGAAGGGCTGCGTGCGCTGCCGTTCGCCGAGCCAATATCGGGTGTCCGCTTCGAAGCCGCCGGCCAGACTTGTCAGCGCCGGAATCGAGGCCGCTGCGCCCGGCACCACGAGACTTTCGAGCGTGCCTTTCATCGTGATCGTCAGCGGGCCGTCGGCCACGTCGAGGTCGTTGGTGGTCAGCGTGGCCGTGCCGCGCAGGTTGGCGCTGCGCAATTCCGCCTGGATCGAGTCCTCACGTTGCGCGGGCGTTTGTGTGCGCAACATCGCGCGCGCCTGTTCGGCCGTGGCGCCCGACGCTTCCAGCCGATAGGTGAAGCTTGCTGAGCCGTCCGGTTCGACCTTGATCGACAGGTCGCTGCTGCGCGTCGTCAACTCCGTGGCCGGCGTTTGTGCGACCACCCCCTGATTGACGAGGACGGTGGGCCGGTTCATATCGGACGACGGCAGAAAACCGAACTCGACATTCGAGGCCGTCGAGTCGGCGTATTGCTGCAAATCCGGCAGCCACGTAATGGCGTGATTGATGACGCCGTAACCCGGCACGCTCGGCAGCGTATAGATCGAGCCGCTGCTGATCAAGGCCGGCTCGTTGCGGATGCCGAGCGCGTCGAGCAGCGCGCCATATAACGCCACGTGATCCTTGCAGTCGCCGTAGCGGTTCGCGAGGATCGCGCTTGCGCTGTGCGGCACCACTGAGCCGCGGCCGACATAGATCGCCACGTAGCGGACGTTGCGGCGCACCCAGTCGTACAGCGTTTTGGCTTCGTCGCGTGGGGTGTGGTCACGCGCGGTGAGGTTGTGCGCGAGACGCGTGACGGCGGCGTCGCGCGCGCTCGGGTCGGCGCTGGACGCCCGGTAGCTGGCGGCGAAAGCGGCGTAGTCCGGAAAGGTCGAAACCATCAGCCGGTCGCCATACGATACGTACGCGATCGAGCCGCGCTCGAGCCGGCTGAAATGCGCCTTGTCGTAACGATATTCGTAGCGCGTGCGGCCGTCGCGCGTGACCGGTTGCAGCGCGGTGAAGCCGCGTGCATCGGCATAGAGCGGCTTGTCGGCGGGCAGGTCGTAGATGAGGTGAAAGTTGTGCGTCGGCGCGAGATCGGGCGGCGTGAAGTCGCTGAACTCGCCCGGAACGATCGGCTGCTTTTGCGTCTTGCGATAGGTGAGGTGCACGCGCGCGCCGGGTTCGACGGCGGGGAACACGATCACCTTTTCCTGGATGTCCTGGAACATCGGCGCGTCGAACGAGCGGGCTTCCTGCACGTCGCGGATCTGCTCGGGCTGCACGTCGTGACGAACGCCGTCGGCAGTGATCGTATACGCCTCGATGATCTGCACGTCCGCCATATTGCGGTTGAACCAGACGTACTGCTGCGCCACCCGCGCGACGCCTGCTTCGTTGTTCACGTGCAGCGTCATCGAATCGAGCTTCGAGAAGGAGCCGTCGGCGTTGACGGTGAAGGTCTGCGTTTCGCCTTCGTTGGTATAGGGGTCGTCCAGTTTGGCCGCGATACTCGCGCTCGCGGCGTGAGTGCACGCCAGCCAGCCGAGACAAGCAAGACAAACCAAAGAGGCGAGGCGCATGGCGGGCAGGTATCCGGAACGGCAACGTTGACGGGATCGCCAATTAGAGTCGGTTTGCGCCGCCTGGATGTCAAGCGGATACCACGCTTTGCGATTGAGCAAATGCCCCAATTATGTAATGATAGCCATTCTCAATTGAAAGGTATCGACAGCTTTTTGTCGCATTGCTCCTCTTCTGTGACTGCCAGCCAGCCTCTCAGCCGGATGGCCCGAACCGCAAGCCGGGTTTGTCCGGTTCTTCCTTTCGACTTTCCTTTACCGCTGGTGTGAGCGGGCGCCTCGTCGTTGCCCTTCGCCGGTCGGCGAGGGTTTAACTTGCTGCGCCTGGAGCCTGGATGTGAACGCGCCTGATTCGATCGATATGAAACCTGCTGCTAGTGGCGGCACGCAAGACACCGCTCATACGCCGGAGCGCGGTCGTCATCCGATGGACGACGCCGAGCAGGCGGCGCGGCGCCAGCGTTCGCGGCGGGCGAATTTCATCAAGTGGTTGCGCAAGGTGCATGGCTGGGTCGGTTTGTGGGGCGCGGTGTTGGGACTGATGTTCGGCGCGACCGGTTTTTTGCTGAACCATCGGGGCGGACCGTTGAAGGTGTCGTCTGGTGAGGCGCAGGTGGAGGAGCTGCAGATTCCTGTGCCGCAACGGCAGTTGAAGTCGCCGATGGAGATGGCGAAATGGCTCAAGGGCGAGTTGAAGATCGACGGCAAGCCGGGAAAGGTGAAGCGCGAGCCGGCGCACCCGGTGGCGTGGGGCGATCGCAGGACGATGCAGCCGGAGTTCTGGCAAGTCGGGATTGTTGGGCCTGCTCAGAATGTGCAGGCGGAGTATTGGGTTGGGAATGGGTTTGTTGCGGTGAAGCGCACGCAGAACTCGTTTCTTACGACGATGAATAACCTGCATCGCGGCGTGGGGTTGAGTGTTGGGTGGGTTTTGCTGATCGATACGATTGCTGGTGGGATGATTTTGCTTTCTTTGACTGGCGTCTTGCTGTGGACCGAACTGAATAAGCGGCGTGTCGTCGGTGTCGTGTTGGTTGGCGGCTCGGTGGTTGCCGCCGTGGTTTGTGGATTGATGTAAAAAAGCGACTAGACACTACAAGCAGTGCCCCCAGAAGCAGCAATCTCCCGCGCGGCCTTAGCGCCCTCAACCTGCAACAAAGTCGGCAACGAAACACCATTCTTAGCCGCAGTAACCTCAGCGAGAATAGAAACAGCAATTTCAGGCGGCGTCCGGCTGCCAATATAAATCCCAACCGGCCCATGCAACCGGGCCAACTCGACATCGTTCAGATCAAACTCCTTCAACCGCTCGCGCCGCGCCTGGTTATTCCTTCTCGACCCCAAAGCGCCGACATAAAACGCCGGCGTCTTCAACGCCTCCATCAAAGCGAGATCATCCAGCTTGGGATCGTGCGTTAAAGCAATTACCGCGCACCGCTCGTCGAGCTTCATCTCGATCACCGTATCGTCCGGCATCGTCCGCACGATCTTCGTGCCGGGAATGCTCCACTCCTCGGTGTACTCTTCGCGCGGATCGCACACGGTAACCTGATAGTCGAGCCCGACCGCGATGTTGCACAGATAGCGCGACAACTGCCCCGCACCGATTACCAGCATCCGGTAACGCGGGCCGTGAATCGTCAGCAGACGCTCGCCGTCGAAATGCACGCCGTCCGTCGCCTGCGCCGCATCGAGCCGCACCGCGCCCGTCACCATGTCGACTTCGCGCGCTACCAGACGACCGTCCTCGACCGCATGGCACAGCTCGGCAATACCGCTTTGCGGTGTCAAAGGCTCCAGCACCAGCTGGATCGTGCCGCCGCACGGCAGGCCGAAGCGATGCGCTTCCTCAGCCGTAATGCCGTACTTCACCGCTTCCGGGCGCGTCTGCTCAATGCCCCTTTGCCGCACACGGTCAATCAGGTCGTCTTCAATGCAGCCGCCCGATACCGAACCCACCACGAGTCCGTCGTCACGCACCGCGAGCATCGCGCCCTCGGGACGCGGCGACGAGCCCCACGTCTTCACCACCGTCACCAGCAGCGCGCGATGTCCCTCTCCTAGCCAGCGTGCGCTGGACTTCAGAACTTCGAGATCCACGCTTTCCATGATTTCTTCCTTTTGGTTCCGTCGCCGCCGGACTCAGTGTCCGCGGCCTCATCCGATTCTGTATTTTGCGCCGCCGCTTCAGTTGCTGCAGTGCCACCCTCATCCGGGGCCGGTGCGCCGTCAGCGTCGCCGCCGACCTGCGCGCCGAAGCGCTTGAAAAATTCGCCCGCGATTTTACGGGCCGCGCCGTCGACCAGCCGGGAACCGATCTGCGCGAGCTTGCCACCCACCTGCGCAGTCGCCGTGTACGTGAGCTTCGTCGCAGCGTCGCCTTCGGGCTCGAGCGTGACGTGCGCATTGCCCTTGCCGAAGCCTGCCACGCCACCCTGGCCTTCGAAAACGATGGTGTAGGTGTTCGGCGCCTCGATGTCGGTCAACTCCATACGCCCTTTGAAGCGTGCCTTCACCGGACCGACCGACGCGCTCATCA is a window of Paraburkholderia phytofirmans OLGA172 DNA encoding:
- a CDS encoding PepSY-associated TM helix domain-containing protein, translating into MNAPDSIDMKPAASGGTQDTAHTPERGRHPMDDAEQAARRQRSRRANFIKWLRKVHGWVGLWGAVLGLMFGATGFLLNHRGGPLKVSSGEAQVEELQIPVPQRQLKSPMEMAKWLKGELKIDGKPGKVKREPAHPVAWGDRRTMQPEFWQVGIVGPAQNVQAEYWVGNGFVAVKRTQNSFLTTMNNLHRGVGLSVGWVLLIDTIAGGMILLSLTGVLLWTELNKRRVVGVVLVGGSVVAAVVCGLM
- a CDS encoding CoxG family protein, which encodes MELSETHTLPVSQQHAWDALNDTEILRACIPGCESIDPDGENAYAVVMSASVGPVKARFKGRMELTDIEAPNTYTIVFEGQGGVAGFGKGNAHVTLEPEGDAATKLTYTATAQVGGKLAQIGSRLVDGAARKIAGEFFKRFGAQVGGDADGAPAPDEGGTAATEAAAQNTESDEAADTESGGDGTKRKKSWKAWISKF
- the mgrA gene encoding L-glyceraldehyde 3-phosphate reductase; the protein is MAYEAASERYSDMQYRVCGKSGLKLPALSLGLWHNFGDTTPISTQRDILRTAFDLGITHFDLANNYGPPYGSAETNFGRLFKDDFKPYRDELLISSKAGWDMWPGPYGQGGGSRKYVLASLDQSLQRMGLDYVDIFYSHRFDADTPLEETAGALASAVQQGKALYIGISSYSATKTLDMAKLLAEYKVPLLIHQPAYNMLNRWIERELLDTLGKVGAGAIAFTPLAQGLLTGKYLNGVPEDARVNKPGGGSLKQEHLSPQNIEHVRKLNDIAQRRRQSLAQMALAWALRDPRVTSVLIGASRAEQVRENVGALKNLAFSKEELAEIDRYATEGGINLWEKPSTDQAI
- a CDS encoding DUF3857 domain-containing transglutaminase family protein → MRLASLVCLACLGWLACTHAASASIAAKLDDPYTNEGETQTFTVNADGSFSKLDSMTLHVNNEAGVARVAQQYVWFNRNMADVQIIEAYTITADGVRHDVQPEQIRDVQEARSFDAPMFQDIQEKVIVFPAVEPGARVHLTYRKTQKQPIVPGEFSDFTPPDLAPTHNFHLIYDLPADKPLYADARGFTALQPVTRDGRTRYEYRYDKAHFSRLERGSIAYVSYGDRLMVSTFPDYAAFAASYRASSADPSARDAAVTRLAHNLTARDHTPRDEAKTLYDWVRRNVRYVAIYVGRGSVVPHSASAILANRYGDCKDHVALYGALLDALGIRNEPALISSGSIYTLPSVPGYGVINHAITWLPDLQQYADSTASNVEFGFLPSSDMNRPTVLVNQGVVAQTPATELTTRSSDLSIKVEPDGSASFTYRLEASGATAEQARAMLRTQTPAQREDSIQAELRSANLRGTATLTTNDLDVADGPLTITMKGTLESLVVPGAAASIPALTSLAGGFEADTRYWLGERQRTQPFVCHNLALHEHARIELPANFHVLEMPEAKQTQDRFVDFQSQYAFDPLSNVMTMTRDGATHFGSEVCTPDDFVQMRPALEAIGRDVRAEVIVKSTLVESSSVAAQAP
- a CDS encoding serine/threonine protein kinase, producing the protein MNDDNFDPQDGADGAVPFARLKPEIVLDALDSVLSSVGVYTDGRMLPLNSYENRVYQVGVEDGPPVVAKFYRPERWTDAAILEEHAFVADLAAREIPAVPARVFEGRTLHTFDGFRFSIFERRGGRAPDLDRRDTLEWLGRFIGRIHAVGQTQNYTERPTLDINTFGYEPRDFLLSHRFVPDDVRPAWAAVVNLALEGVERAFERAGDIRMLRMHGDCHPSNVLWTDAGPHFVDFDDSRMGPAVQDLWLLLPGERAEASRALADLLAGYEDFCDFEPRELYLVEALRTLRLIHYQAWLARRWDDPAFPAAFPWFNTQRYWEDRILELREQLGAMQEGPLWPV
- a CDS encoding XdhC family protein, which produces MESVDLEVLKSSARWLGEGHRALLVTVVKTWGSSPRPEGAMLAVRDDGLVVGSVSGGCIEDDLIDRVRQRGIEQTRPEAVKYGITAEEAHRFGLPCGGTIQLVLEPLTPQSGIAELCHAVEDGRLVAREVDMVTGAVRLDAAQATDGVHFDGERLLTIHGPRYRMLVIGAGQLSRYLCNIAVGLDYQVTVCDPREEYTEEWSIPGTKIVRTMPDDTVIEMKLDERCAVIALTHDPKLDDLALMEALKTPAFYVGALGSRRNNQARRERLKEFDLNDVELARLHGPVGIYIGSRTPPEIAVSILAEVTAAKNGVSLPTLLQVEGAKAAREIAASGGTACSV
- a CDS encoding MFS transporter, with the translated sequence MTASPESHRTATSAVPASSASFTSAAVSDVLDIPYLERGTRVYWRASIALLFAGYATFSLLYCVQPLLPAFSTAFSVTPAQSSLSLSLTTAALALAIFVAGFVSEGWSRHKLMTASLTLSALLTIGVSIAPHWHQLLVLRALEGLALGGVPAVAMAYLAEEVHPDGLGLAMGLYVGGTAIGGMAGRVITGVVADLFSWRVAIGTIGVLGILSMLAFRALLPPSRHFVPRRGLGFAHHRTALLKQFTRPGLPLLFLLGFVLMGSFVTLYNYIGYRLLAPPYLLSQTEIGAIFIVYLTGVVASPWSGRMADTFGRARVLTGSLLLMALGLALTMLHPITAIAIGIACVTFGFFAGHSVASGWVGRLAKEAKGQAAALYLLAYYIGSSVVGSYGGHVWAGYGWNGVAALVSTLLVIGIVAATRLGQHERTAG